Proteins encoded in a region of the Pseudomonas viciae genome:
- a CDS encoding type II toxin-antitoxin system HicA family toxin, which yields MRSREMIRKIEEDGWYLVAVKGSHHQYKHSFKAGRVTIKHPDADLPKGTINSILKQAGLK from the coding sequence ATGCGAAGTCGGGAAATGATCAGGAAGATCGAAGAGGACGGTTGGTATCTGGTGGCAGTCAAGGGTAGCCATCATCAGTACAAGCATTCCTTCAAGGCTGGGAGGGTGACGATCAAACACCCTGACGCCGACCTGCCGAAAGGTACGATTAATAGCATATTGAAACAGGCGGGCCTGAAATGA
- the mgrA gene encoding L-glyceraldehyde 3-phosphate reductase, translated as MTYTAAENRYESIPYRRVGRSGLVLPALSLGLWHNFGDSTPIDTQRALLRTAFDLGINHFDLANNYGPPYGSAEINFGRLLREDFKQYRDELIISSKAGWDMWPGPYGQGGGSRKYVLASLDQSLQRLGLDYVDIFYSHRFDPDTPLEETASALATAVQQGKALYIGISSYSGVKTREMAALLKEWKVPLLIHQPAYNLLNRWVEKDLLDATDELGTGVIAFTPLAQGLLTDKYLKGIPADARVNRPGGGSLQASHLSEANIAHVRALNEIAQRRGQSLAQMALAWTLRDPRVTSALIGASRPEQIIENVGALQNLSFSAEELAQIDRFAQEGGINLWEKPSSAE; from the coding sequence ATGACCTATACCGCTGCCGAAAACCGCTACGAGTCCATTCCTTACCGCCGCGTGGGTCGCAGCGGGTTGGTGCTGCCGGCGCTGTCGCTGGGGTTGTGGCACAACTTTGGCGACAGCACGCCGATCGACACGCAGCGTGCCTTGCTGCGTACGGCGTTTGACCTGGGTATCAACCACTTCGACCTGGCGAACAACTACGGCCCGCCCTACGGCAGCGCCGAGATCAATTTTGGTCGGTTGCTGCGCGAAGACTTCAAGCAGTACCGCGATGAGTTGATCATCTCCAGCAAGGCCGGTTGGGACATGTGGCCGGGGCCTTACGGCCAGGGCGGTGGCTCGCGCAAATACGTGCTGGCCAGCCTTGACCAGAGCCTGCAACGCCTGGGGTTGGACTATGTGGATATCTTCTATTCCCACCGCTTCGACCCCGACACCCCACTGGAAGAGACCGCCAGTGCGCTGGCCACCGCCGTGCAGCAGGGGAAGGCGTTGTACATCGGCATCTCTTCGTATTCCGGCGTGAAGACCCGGGAAATGGCCGCGCTGCTCAAAGAGTGGAAAGTCCCGCTGCTGATCCACCAGCCGGCCTACAACCTGCTCAACCGCTGGGTGGAGAAAGACCTGCTGGACGCCACTGACGAACTGGGTACCGGTGTGATTGCCTTCACCCCGCTGGCCCAGGGCCTGCTGACCGACAAGTACCTCAAGGGCATTCCGGCCGATGCACGGGTCAACCGCCCCGGTGGCGGCTCGTTGCAGGCTTCGCACCTGTCGGAGGCGAACATCGCCCACGTGCGCGCCCTCAATGAAATCGCCCAGCGTCGCGGGCAGAGCCTGGCGCAAATGGCCCTGGCCTGGACCCTGCGCGATCCACGCGTGACCAGCGCGCTGATCGGCGCCAGCCGGCCTGAGCAGATTATCGAGAACGTCGGGGCGTTGCAGAACCTGAGCTTCAGCGCGGAAGAACTGGCGCAGATCGATCGGTTTGCCCAGGAGGGTGGCATCAATCTTTGGGAGAAGCCTTCGTCGGCCGAATAA
- the tauD gene encoding taurine dioxygenase, whose product MSRPTITPLSIALGAQISGIDISQPLCQEHRDVIEQALLEHQVLFFRDQPIDPAQQARFAGYFGDLHIHPIYPNVPEQPEVLVLDTAVTDVRDNAVWHTDVTFLPTPALGAVLSAKLLPAFGGDTLWASGIAAYEALSAPLKRLLEGLTATHDFTRSFPLERFGNTAEDLARWEQARRKNPPLSHPVIRTHPVSGRRSLFVNEGFTTRINELSESESEAILKLLFAHATRPEFTLRWRWQVNDVAFWDNRVTQHFAVDDYRPARRVMHRATVLGDVPFFR is encoded by the coding sequence ATGAGCCGCCCGACCATTACCCCTTTGAGCATCGCCCTTGGTGCGCAGATCAGCGGAATCGACATCAGCCAGCCCCTGTGCCAGGAACATCGCGATGTCATCGAGCAGGCCCTGCTTGAGCATCAGGTGCTGTTCTTTCGCGACCAGCCGATCGACCCCGCGCAGCAAGCGCGTTTCGCCGGGTACTTTGGCGACCTGCACATTCACCCGATCTACCCCAACGTGCCGGAGCAGCCCGAAGTGCTGGTGCTCGATACCGCCGTTACCGATGTTCGCGACAACGCCGTGTGGCACACCGACGTGACCTTTCTCCCGACGCCCGCCCTGGGCGCGGTGCTCAGCGCCAAACTGCTACCGGCGTTCGGTGGCGATACCTTGTGGGCCAGCGGCATCGCGGCCTACGAAGCCTTGTCGGCACCCTTGAAGCGCTTACTGGAAGGCCTGACGGCAACCCACGATTTCACCCGCTCGTTTCCCTTGGAACGCTTTGGCAACACCGCCGAGGACCTGGCGCGCTGGGAACAAGCACGGCGGAAAAACCCACCGCTGTCCCATCCGGTGATCCGCACCCACCCGGTGAGCGGACGTCGCTCGCTGTTCGTCAATGAAGGCTTCACCACGCGCATCAACGAACTGTCGGAAAGCGAAAGCGAGGCGATCCTGAAACTGCTCTTCGCCCACGCCACCCGCCCGGAATTCACCCTGCGCTGGCGCTGGCAGGTCAACGACGTGGCGTTCTGGGACAACCGCGTCACCCAGCATTTCGCCGTGGACGACTATCGCCCGGCCCGGCGCGTGATGCACCGGGCGACGGTATTGGGGGATGTGCCGTTTTTCAGGTAA
- a CDS encoding type II toxin-antitoxin system HicB family antitoxin, whose product MKFPVVLHKDADSEYGVTVPDVPGCFSAGSTVGQAFENVKEALSLHYEGLVADGEPLPQIHEIDDHLDNPDYAGGIWGVVEFDVTPYFGKSVRFNATLPEQLLERIDQTVRRDQRYSSRSGFLAAAALRELSA is encoded by the coding sequence ATGAAATTTCCGGTCGTTCTGCACAAGGATGCCGATTCCGAATACGGAGTGACGGTCCCGGATGTGCCGGGTTGTTTCTCCGCGGGCAGTACCGTGGGCCAGGCATTCGAAAATGTGAAGGAAGCGCTCTCGTTGCACTATGAAGGGCTGGTAGCCGACGGCGAGCCGCTGCCGCAGATCCATGAAATTGACGATCATCTCGACAATCCGGATTACGCCGGAGGGATATGGGGTGTGGTTGAGTTCGATGTCACGCCCTATTTCGGCAAGTCAGTGCGGTTCAACGCCACGCTGCCTGAGCAATTGCTTGAACGCATTGATCAAACCGTGCGACGTGATCAGCGCTACAGCTCCCGCTCGGGTTTTTTGGCGGCGGCTGCCTTGCGCGAACTTTCGGCCTGA
- the tauB gene encoding taurine ABC transporter ATP-binding subunit gives MALLQLERISAQYPGAAEPVLADISLTLGPRQLLVALGPSGSGKTSLLNLIAGFVEPSAGQITLDGVPIKGPSAERGVVFQDDALLPWQDVLANVGFGLELAGVAKEKREARAREMLALVDLAGFDQRRVWQLSGGQKQRVGLARALAANPRVLLMDEPFGALDAFTREQMQELLLQVWQRTAKPVFLITHDIEEAVFLATDLILLAPNPGQIVERLSLDFGQRYGAGESARSIKSDPRFIETREHVLAKVFSQRSATRPQERA, from the coding sequence ATGGCTTTGCTACAGCTGGAGCGCATCAGCGCACAGTACCCCGGCGCAGCGGAACCTGTGCTGGCGGATATTTCCCTGACCCTGGGGCCCCGGCAATTGCTGGTTGCCCTCGGCCCGTCCGGCAGTGGCAAGACATCGTTGTTGAACCTGATCGCCGGGTTCGTCGAGCCCAGCGCCGGGCAGATCACCCTCGACGGTGTGCCGATCAAGGGGCCGAGTGCCGAACGCGGCGTAGTGTTCCAGGACGATGCGTTGCTGCCCTGGCAGGACGTGCTGGCCAACGTCGGCTTCGGCCTGGAACTGGCCGGGGTCGCCAAGGAAAAGCGTGAGGCCCGAGCCCGGGAAATGCTCGCCCTGGTGGACCTGGCCGGTTTCGACCAACGCCGCGTCTGGCAGCTCTCCGGCGGCCAGAAGCAGCGTGTGGGCCTGGCCCGGGCGTTGGCAGCCAACCCGCGCGTGCTGCTGATGGACGAGCCCTTCGGCGCGCTGGACGCCTTCACCCGCGAGCAGATGCAGGAACTGTTGCTGCAAGTCTGGCAGCGCACCGCCAAACCGGTGTTTCTCATTACCCATGACATCGAAGAAGCCGTGTTCCTGGCCACCGACCTGATTCTGCTGGCGCCCAACCCGGGGCAAATAGTCGAGCGCCTGAGCCTGGACTTCGGCCAACGCTACGGCGCCGGGGAGTCGGCGCGGTCGATCAAGTCCGACCCGCGCTTTATCGAAACCCGCGAGCACGTACTCGCCAAGGTCTTCTCCCAACGCAGCGCCACTCGACCACAGGAGCGCGCATGA
- the tauC gene encoding taurine ABC transporter permease TauC, translated as MSSYEIPALVSKPANKRPAIGSRLSLSTRWISGLTLIALLAVWWAVTASGLIEPLFLPSPSAVLQKGWLLATSGYMDSTLWQHLAASLQRIGVGLLFAVLTAVPVGIAIGANRVARGVLDPLIEFYRPIPPLAYLPLIVIWCGIGELSKVLLIYLAIFAPIAIATATGVRTVDPAKLRAAQSLGATRAQLIRHVIVPSALPDILTGIRIGLGVGWSTLVAAVLIAATSGLGFMVQSAAQFLVTDVVVLGILVIALIAFAMEMGLRALQRKLVPWHGQAH; from the coding sequence ATGAGCAGCTACGAAATTCCAGCGTTGGTCAGTAAGCCCGCGAACAAGCGCCCGGCCATCGGTTCGAGACTGAGCCTGAGTACGCGGTGGATCAGCGGCCTGACCCTGATCGCATTGCTAGCGGTTTGGTGGGCGGTGACCGCCAGCGGGCTGATCGAACCGCTGTTCCTGCCCTCGCCCTCCGCCGTCCTGCAAAAGGGCTGGCTGCTGGCGACCAGCGGCTACATGGACTCCACCCTCTGGCAGCATTTGGCCGCCAGCCTTCAGCGAATCGGCGTGGGCCTGTTGTTCGCCGTGCTAACGGCGGTGCCGGTGGGTATCGCCATCGGCGCCAACCGTGTCGCTCGCGGCGTGCTCGATCCGTTGATCGAGTTCTACCGGCCGATTCCACCGTTGGCGTATCTGCCGTTGATCGTGATCTGGTGCGGCATCGGTGAGCTGTCGAAAGTGCTGCTGATTTACCTGGCGATCTTCGCGCCGATTGCCATCGCCACCGCCACGGGTGTGCGCACCGTCGACCCGGCCAAGTTGCGGGCCGCGCAATCGTTGGGCGCTACGCGGGCCCAGTTGATTCGCCATGTGATCGTGCCCAGTGCCCTGCCGGACATCCTCACCGGCATTCGCATTGGCCTGGGCGTCGGTTGGTCGACCCTGGTGGCCGCCGTGCTGATTGCCGCCACCAGTGGCCTGGGGTTCATGGTGCAGTCAGCCGCGCAGTTCCTGGTCACAGACGTGGTGGTGCTGGGAATCCTGGTGATCGCACTGATCGCCTTCGCCATGGAGATGGGCTTGCGCGCCCTGCAACGCAAACTGGTGCCGTGGCACGGCCAGGCCCATTGA